GAAAAGCTGTCCTGTTCTAGCGCTCTCTTAAACATGTGTTCAGTGGGCCGCTTCAGACAGGGGAGTTTCCTCAGCTATATTTAGACATCCTTTGTAATGTCCCTCATGCACAGCGGGGAATCCACAGCAGATTACATTGACATTTACACACAGGTACAACAGTTCTTCAAGTTCTGGTGCACATGAATGAAAGACACATGCTGGTGAGTGCAGGAGAActagttaaaaataaatccaGTTCTCAGGGCGGCATCACCAACTAGGACACAAGCCAACATAAAAGTCACCTTTTTACAGAGTGTATCAAAAAGCTTGACATGAGACACACTTTCAAACTGTCTTTCGGGTGTGTAAACTTCACCAGTGTCTCATTTTGTTTCCTGTGTTTGATTCCTGTTGCTGCTTGGTCCTCCTCGGTAGAAATCACCAAAAAGTGCACCTAGCATCGGTGATTAAGAGGCAGGGACTCGAAcgaaaattaaacatggttttactacactaaccatagtttaaccatggtatttattAAACTGGGGTTATACAAGTGGTGAACAACAGGCCATAAAATATTCCACCTTTACCATGGTTCATTTTCTTAAGGGATTTGTATCTAAATCAAGTGAGTCGCGATCTGCGCTCCGAAGTCACGATCTGAATAAAACGTTTCATGAATTTCAGattttgtcagattttgctacctcccattaaaacagtgggtagtacaattcgacaacgaaaaatgctactgtaaagttGTTTATTAACGTCAACACCTACCACGACACCTACAgtattaattatgtgttatattcccggttgtagctagaagggatacggctacaggaaaccaacaataaataattttttctagattagattgtgtttttattaaagtctacacctaccccaaccctaaacctacccttccagtaatgcagatacattaaatattgttgttcagcgcaagaaaaaggacgcaatattgaTGTGTGAATGCGCAGTATACCCTAGTAGGAAAATCTGaggggtaggataaaatgtcaggacaccggcatTATCGAGAATAGCATGATGcttgcgctgcgccttgtttACGAGCCGAATAATGCACATGCATGTGTCGTGGTACTCGCCATAgtagaagaattgttgaataattcttgtttttgtttctggattgcatgaagaataaGACATAAGGCAAGGAAGTTCAACACTTTCTTCTCAATCacaagaaaatgtcatttttaaagttaattttaatagCTTGCTATACTCgcaatgcattacccccaacactggttataTGATTACTGTAGCTGGTTCATTTAGGGGCTGGTTGAGGATAACAGCAGTCTTTATGTTCGATGCCACAACTATGTACAACGTGATTGGGTAATACTGTATAAAGCAAATTAAGCACTACTTGGCCAGTGAAGATACATCTTCTGGTGATAGGCCATTTTCCCTCTAAACTGAGGAAGACCAGGAGTATTTAAgctctttctctgtgtctttcCCCATTGTGCCCATCACCTTCAGCTGAACAAATTATATAGTGAAACTCTCAAATGAATGTTAATGAAGAAGCTTCAGGcgtcagtcaaacacacacaagtgcATTGCATTACACAGCGAATGTTTATTATAGccacaaattattttataaagcattaaaatttttacataaaCTTCAACCAATGAttcaatgttctttttttatgtacagtatacaatCTCCTTTAGCAGTAGATGAAACAGAACTTAAAGTGAGAATGGCAGAAGGATGCTTTTGCACTCATATAGTCTATAGTTTGGATCTAGGTACCGGACACCCGAGATCTTGACCGCTGCACTGGAAACACACACTATGCATGCTAGTTTGGCTCATCTAGACTGATTTCAGTGAAGATCTCTTCTGCTGCTCCCTGctctgtaaaacataaaaacatagtGACAATGTAAACTTACAACATTACCCATTGCAAAGAcctaatttttgtaatttttttaatcataaaatcgACCAAAAATCATTCTAGAGGCACGCTGGTCAATTACTTTCTTTTGGTTATACTGACCAGCATTACTGACattattgttgttttcattttgcgTCGTATCGGTGGCTTCAGCTTCGGTCAAATCGTTTAAATCACCTCCAAGCAGATTTAGGTACAGGTTAAAATCCTCGTTCTTCATGGGTGTACTCAAGCTCGAGTTTGAAGAGAAACTGTTCTCTTCTGGAACATTCTGATAATCTTTAAGATAACAGACGGGAAGATTATCATCACTACTGAATATAACAAAGTGAGCTTTTACAACTCATTCATTTCCCTCTCAGTGAAGATATTACAGATTGGAAAAAAGCAACCATCAAGAGAAGACTTTAAATTATGAGCCTGTTTGAGAGCTTGCTTGAAATAACAGATGCAATACTgccaaaacaatgtaaaaatgcatgctgtttggAAAATGCTTTACCGTTGTCATTGGTGGGTGCTTGTTCAGTTTTCTCTCCACAAGACCCATTTGCGATGGGATTAGTCTTCTCCTCTGTAGTCTTGTCCTCTTGTACATAGTCTGAACACACAGGCAGATCTGAGCAGAAAGACATAAAGAGAGTTTAAGCAAACTTACAGGTAGACTTGCAGGTTTCTGATCAGACTGCACACGGTTAAATCAAGAAAGTTCATATCCAGGTGCGTAACTAATTTTGCATTCACACTTGCCTTTGTTAGTTTGTTCATAGCTTATGCCTTGTTGGTCGCTCCTGAGCGGGGTGTCAGTGTAATCATTGGCAGCTACGTCGACGTGAGTCAGATCAAATGAGTAACTCTACAATCACAATGCAAGAATTATGCAATTAGAATACAGTAGATCAGATTAGACTAAGTGTGTGAGAATGTAtgcaaaatatatgaaaatatatatgcaagtatgttgaatgttatttaattcaataatttatttaaattgtttattttataaagtacGATACAGGatacaataaaaaatttacaaatttaaagctgCAAGAAATGAACATGTGATTCTCTTTGATGTAAGTGATTTAAGcaattcagtaataataataataataataaataatacaaaaagataaataaaaattaaaaaaaatttctattagttaaatttaaatttatcaaaaatagataaattaaaattagttacattttctattagttaaatttaaatttatctattaacatttatattttataaaaatagaatttcAAAGCAAGAAATTATAGTGTGACCCTATTTAATGGAAGTGGattatttaatcaattataaaaataataataaataatattaaagactATTTAAAGCATGTGAAATGTAGGtgggtaaataaatgaaaaaaaaaattgataaattaaaattagttacattttctattaaatttaaattgatcaaaatttttaatttataaaaatagaatttcAAAACAACAAGAAATTATAGTGTAACCCTATTTAATTGAAGTAGATTagtgaataaattataaaaataataataaataatattaaaataaactattttttacattttatttgtattgaataCAATGCAATGGTAAGAATTTAAAATGCCAGTAAATGTCGGTGTGACCCTCTTTGATGTAAGTGATTTAAAcaattcaatattaataaaaattatttaaatgaaggaAATTTACTTAATTTCCTTTCCAATGCAAGAAGTTCATTCTCATGAGATTTAACTAAAAGAGAGTCGTCTAGCCAGAAGACAGCATGGCAAAGAGCTCACTAGGGTTTGTGACAGATCCAAAATGAACAAAACGAAATAATGAATCAAATCTTACCCTTGCTTTCTTTCTCAGATAGTACAAAATGCCAAGCAGAGAAAAAATCAGGAGCAGGATGATGATCAAAATGATGACAcctgtcaaaaacacacagagatctgTTGTTGTGGTTCTcagtttataattaattaataggttgattaagtgacagtaaagtcattgaaATCATCAAAAGTCATtcgatcaaaggtgacagtaaagaaatttataacACTACAGAaactatttcatttcaaataaatgctgttgtttttgatcaaataaatgaaggctgGTAAGGCAGGAAGAAAGCATATTTCTCATCTTCCACAAAGCAGATGCTGTGTTGTGCAGAGAGTCAAGCTCACCTCCTGTTATTGatgttttatctgaaacagagcAATTACAGCAGCTTAATATGttaaaacagcttaatattttgtggaaactgtgatacatgaCCAAGTTTTGGATAAtaagtatttagtattttattaagaaattaatacttcttagtcaagaatgcattaaattgatcaaaactgacagtatagacatttataatgttacagaaactattatatttcaaataaatgctgttgtttttaatgtatttgtgacagtggtggacgaagtcaagtacttgagtaaaagtacagatacgtacaataaaatattactccagtaaaagtactcgtttttcaattttacttgattttttatgtacttgagtaaaaaagtactgatagatatatttatttagcaattttatataggctacttaatttcgttttatattagcacatattttttttataatcctactgctcaaaatacctgggattttcccaaaataaccactatatggattcaagatatatttttgttgttgatatggactacgctgacgAGAGTGATGTATTAATGTTCACTGttaagcttacactgtgatgtacctgagaaaaaaagtgttttaaagtttgttgtttcacagaacatcacagttatatatgacatgaggaTAAGGCCTGAAGTTTCccctcagatgtaatctatctaggtggttgaatgaACATATTTGgagtttatatctaaaaattacttcAACTTAACACCAGCAAGCTttttagctagacagttagcatcagctaacaatatttacttattttcagtatggttatgaataaacattcatatctgtctactcggctagttaatccaaacaatataaacatgtatactgttgataaacaatataaaaacagacgtcacatagggcttaAAGTGTAAAACTGTTAATGTTACGGGGAATTTGAACCTTAATTAATCATGTTATATAATAATGCTTAATTTCaatgcttaaaatattaatacctaaaacatagagacactgatgttgatgtgtctgcattcaagcatttcagtgggtttAAACAGATCACACTTTACagaagatttagttcacaaacaactgacagttttgacctaaatatgattttcagttacaataattactCCTAAATTTCGACATTAATAACTTACATTTAGGAGCATCAGACGCGCGCGCTCATAAGATCTCTGGTTCTTAtgtgtgaattcagttcactggagactcgcactaaacggttcatttgaatcagtgagttgtcgactcgagaacagctgcaatcggatcattataattcgtgaatgaatcgtttggtgcgatttgcgaaccgatttaaaaggttcattgaaaagaatcagttcgttcattaatcagacaccgcttctgcgtgtcggaGGCGGAGcacatgatatattataaggagtaacgataagttttatgaaatgaagtgaagtaaaaagtacgatcttatgctttggaatgtagtgaagtaaaagtaaaagttactcaaaataaaactactccagtaaagtacagatacttgaaaaatgtacttaagtacagtaacgaagtaaagctactctgttactgtccaccactggtttttgatcaaataaatgaagcctgtTAAGGCAAAGCAGATGCTGTGTTGTGCAGAGAGTCGAGCTCACCTCCTGTATTCAATCCTGAAACAGAGCAACGATCACATTACAACACTTAATATGTTAAAACAGCTGTgatgcattcaaaagtttgggataatcattttattcttaagaaattaatacttttatttagcaagaatgccttaaattgatcaaaagtgacagatactgttacaaaagatttctacttcaaataaatgcttttgtttttactgtgcttttgatcaaa
Above is a genomic segment from Cyprinus carpio isolate SPL01 chromosome A2, ASM1834038v1, whole genome shotgun sequence containing:
- the LOC122134840 gene encoding uncharacterized protein LOC122134840 isoform X2 → MRTYCVLPHFFAALLLCDYGMFSTPSPSPSGIPTNAISTISDSNTTVTTAKSVTAGNGSSTLESGLGKNLPNDLNGTTESSRDHSVTESQRVNGSTSRAIASTASPESTTHNVKHHTTQEKKVSDSTTVTGGLNTGDKTSITGGVIILIIILLLIFSLLGILYYLRKKARSYSFDLTHVDVAANDYTDTPLRSDQQGISYEQTNKDLPVCSDYVQEDKTTEEKTNPIANGSCGEKTEQAPTNDNDYQNVPEENSFSSNSSLSTPMKNEDFNLYLNLLGGDLNDLTEAEATDTTQNENNNNSREQQKRSSLKSV
- the LOC122134840 gene encoding uncharacterized protein LOC122134840 isoform X1, producing the protein MRTYCVLPHFFAALLLCDYGMFSTPSPSPSGIPTNAISTISDSNTTVTTAKSVTAGNGSSTLESGLGKNLPNDLNGTTESSRDHSVTESQRVNGSTSRAIASTASPESTTHNVKHHTTQEKKVSDSTTVTGGLNTGDKTSITGGVIILIIILLLIFSLLGILYYLRKKARSYSFDLTHVDVAANDYTDTPLRSDQQGISYEQTNKDLPVCSDYVQEDKTTEEKTNPIANGSCGEKTEQAPTNDNDYQNVPEENSFSSNSSLSTPMKNEDFNLYLNLLGGDLNDLTEAEATDTTQNENNNNVSNAEQGAAEEIFTEISLDEPN